A genomic segment from Labrus bergylta chromosome 3, fLabBer1.1, whole genome shotgun sequence encodes:
- the abcb10 gene encoding ATP-binding cassette sub-family B member 10, mitochondrial translates to MRLLFSMSRCTHGVHLTTLKLTQPRMLWLQHRLSLKRHSTGVRSSVHPRPFLLHSKCVSVLCSHTSTGRAPTAATHTPVAFTSSSANSTPPAAGSLKTQTDAEKDQTPTTVPLEDVRRILQLAHPERWRLAAAVGFLTVSSAVTMSAPFFLGKVIDTIYTSGADTETMTASLTSLCIMLTGVFLCGGAANAARVYVMQISGQQIVRDLRASVFSSILRQEVAFFDRNRTGELINRLSADTAVVGRSITDNLSDGLRAVAQATAGVSMMFYVSPSLASFVLLIVPPVAGLAVVYGRYLRSISKHTQDALAQATQLAEERISNMRTVRAFGKELSEVNTYTQKTDQVLSLARKEAVLRAGFFGVTGLSGNIMILSVLYKGGLLMANQHMTVGELSSFLMYTFWVGISIAGLSSFYSELMKGFGAGSRLWELLDRKPEFPLNEGLVLPAEQLKGQLEFSDVSFAYPTRKEAPIFQNLSLVVPAGTIMAVVGPSGSGKSTLVSLLLRLYDADSGVITVDGHDIRDLNPYWLRSHIGTVSQEPVLFSCSIRDNIAYGAGDPESVSSEDIYRAARVANAYNFIQTFPKGFDTVVGEKGVLLSGGQKQRIAIARALLKNPKILLLDEATSALDSENEFLVQEALERLMDGRTVVIIAHRMSTIQNANTVAVLDQQRIAECGRHTELLGNRQGLFRKLMEKQAFLQDEQKRALS, encoded by the exons ATGCGGCTTTTATTCAGCATGTCAAGGTGCACACATGGAGTGCATTTGACCACACTGAAGCTGACACAGCCGAGGATGTTATGGCTGCAGCACCGCCTCTCCCTCAAGAGACATTCAACCGGGGTCAGGTCATCGGTCCATCCCCGGCCCTTTCTCCTTCAcagtaaatgtgtctctgtacTCTGTTCGCACACATCGACAGGCCGAGCACCGACAGCAGCCACACATACACCTGTTGCCTTTACCAGCTCTTCAGCCAACTCCACACCTCCAGCAGCCGGGTCTTTGAAGACCCAGACGGACGCAGAGAAAGACCAAACACCGACCACAGTCCCCCTGGAGGATGTCAGAAGGATTCTGCAACTAGCCCACCCGGAGAGATGGAGACTGGCAG CTGCTGTGGGCTTCCTCACTGTCTCTAGTGCGGTGACCATGTCCGCTCCGTTCTTTTTGGGTAAAGTGATTGACACCATTTACACCAGCGGAGCAGACACAGAGACCATGACGGCCTCCCTGACATCCTTATGCATCATGCTCACAGGAGTGTTCCTGTGTGGCGGGGCGGCCAATGCTGCCAGAGTCTACGTCATGCAGATCTCAG GTCAACAGATTGTTCGTGATCTCCGTGCCTCTgtcttctcctccatcctcagACAGGAAGTGGCATTTTTTGATAGGAATAGGACTGGTGAGCTCATCAACCGCCTCTCTGCTGACACGGCTGTGGTGGGACGCTCAATCACAGACAATCTGTCAGACGGGCTGCGAGCTGTGGCCCAGGCGACCGCTGGTGTCAGTATGATG TTCTATGTGTCCCCTAGTCTGGCGAGCTTTGTGTTGCTGATTGTTCCTCCTGTGGCCGGTCTTGCTGTAGTCTACGGCCGATATCTTCGCTCcatttccaaacacacacaggatgctCTGGCACAAGCAACACAG ttgGCAGAGGAACGTATCAGCAACATGCGGACAGTCAGGGCTTTTGGTAAAGAGCTGTCTGAGGTCAACACATACACGCAGAAGACAGACCAGGTTTTGAGCCTGGCCAGGAAAGAGGCTGTACTACGGGCTGGCTTCTTTGGGgtg acggGGCTCAGTGGGAACATAATGATCCTGTCAGTGTTGTACAAAGGAGGCCTTCTGATGGCTAATCAGCACATGACTGTGGGTGAGCTCTCATCCTTCCTCATGTACACCTTCTGGGTCGGCATCAGTATTGCAG GTTTGAGCTCTTTTTACTCTGAGCTGATGAAGGGTTTTGGAGCAGGATCCAGACTGTGGGAGCTGCTGGACAGAAAGCCTGAGTTTCCCCTAAACG AAGGCCTTGTGCTTCctgcagagcagctgaagggtcaGCTGGAGTTCAGTGATGTTTCCTTTGCCTACCCGACTCGAAAGGAGGCTCCTATCTTCCAGAACCTCAGTCTAGTGGTCCCAGCTGGTACCATCATGGCTGTAGTGGGACCCAGTGGGTCTGGAAAGTCAACCCTGGTCTCGCTGCTGCTCAGGTTGTACGACGCTGATTCTG GTGTCATCACTGTGGATGGTCATGACATCAGAGATCTAAATCCCTATTGGCTTAGGAGTCACATTGGAACTGTCAGCCAG GAGCCAGTGCTGTTTTCCTGCTCGATCAGAGATAATATAGCATACGGTGCAGGGGACCCGGAATCTGTGTCTTCAGAGGACATCTACAGAGCTGCTAGGGTGGCCAACGCCTACAACTTCATCCAGACTTTTCCCAAAGGCTTCGACACCGTGGTGGGCGAGAAAGGGGTGCTATTGTCAG gTGGTCAGAAGCAGAGGATAGCCATAGCCAGAGCACTGCTCAAG AATCCGAAGATCCTCCTTTTAGACGAGGCCACAAG TGCATTGGATTCTGAGAACGAGTTCCTGGTTCAGGAAGCCTTGGAGCGTCTGATGGACG GACGGACAGTTGTCATCATTGCTCACCGCATGTCAACCATCCAGAATGCGAACACTGTTGCTGTTCTGGACCAGCAGCGTATAGCCGAGTGTGGCCGGCACACAGAGCTGCTCGGGAACAGGCAGGGACTTTTCAGGAAACTGATGGAGAAGCAGGCGTTTCTACAAGATGAACAGAAACGAGCATTAAGCTGA